Proteins from one Telopea speciosissima isolate NSW1024214 ecotype Mountain lineage chromosome 1, Tspe_v1, whole genome shotgun sequence genomic window:
- the LOC122649201 gene encoding kinetochore protein SPC24 homolog isoform X2 encodes MGDFLKLDTDKVISYGDDLIECLKNKRDLNMLRQSVDGVHMLQSSCETDFSEIKNLLEEYQTRITECKKKIDNAKSEVIADADIDSLQKEFLEELNKENKLREELRIVSDEMSNLEHQRVSIEGRKQILKKRKKEELRAQMELSMYASVTKIIPDLTNETQISGRILFSEQLMWCLKIS; translated from the exons ATGGGTGATTTCCTTAAACTTGATACGGACAAAGTCATTTCATATGGTGATGATCTCATAGAatgtttaaaaaacaaaagggaccTCAATATGTTGAGACAATCTGTAGATGGAGTCCACATGCTTCAATCATCTTGTGAAACAGATTTCTCTGAGATTAAGAACTTACTGGAAG AGTACCAGACAAGGATAACTGAGTGCAAGAAAAAGATAGATAATGCAAAATCTGAAGTTATTGCTGATGCAGATATTGACTCTCTTCAGAAAGAATTTCTAGAGGAACTTAATAAGGAGAATAAACTTCGGGAGGAGCTTAG AATTGTCAGTGATGAGATGAGTAATCTGGAACATCAGAGGGTTTCCATTGAAGGACGAAAGCAAAtactgaagaagagaaagaaagaagaattaaGGGCACA GATGGAGCTCTCTATGTATGCATCAGTGACAAAGATTATCCCAGATCTGACTAACGAAACACAAATTTCTGGCCGTATCCTTTTCTCTGAGCAGCTAATGTGGTGCCTTAAAATTAGCTAA
- the LOC122649201 gene encoding kinetochore protein SPC24 homolog isoform X1, producing the protein MGDFLKLDTDKVISYGDDLIECLKNKRDLNMLRQSVDGVHMLQSSCETDFSEIKNLLEAEYQTRITECKKKIDNAKSEVIADADIDSLQKEFLEELNKENKLREELRIVSDEMSNLEHQRVSIEGRKQILKKRKKEELRAQMELSMYASVTKIIPDLTNETQISGRILFSEQLMWCLKIS; encoded by the exons ATGGGTGATTTCCTTAAACTTGATACGGACAAAGTCATTTCATATGGTGATGATCTCATAGAatgtttaaaaaacaaaagggaccTCAATATGTTGAGACAATCTGTAGATGGAGTCCACATGCTTCAATCATCTTGTGAAACAGATTTCTCTGAGATTAAGAACTTACTGGAAG CAGAGTACCAGACAAGGATAACTGAGTGCAAGAAAAAGATAGATAATGCAAAATCTGAAGTTATTGCTGATGCAGATATTGACTCTCTTCAGAAAGAATTTCTAGAGGAACTTAATAAGGAGAATAAACTTCGGGAGGAGCTTAG AATTGTCAGTGATGAGATGAGTAATCTGGAACATCAGAGGGTTTCCATTGAAGGACGAAAGCAAAtactgaagaagagaaagaaagaagaattaaGGGCACA GATGGAGCTCTCTATGTATGCATCAGTGACAAAGATTATCCCAGATCTGACTAACGAAACACAAATTTCTGGCCGTATCCTTTTCTCTGAGCAGCTAATGTGGTGCCTTAAAATTAGCTAA
- the LOC122664122 gene encoding abscisic stress-ripening protein 3-like, translated as MSEKKHHHFHHHKEENPTKEMTKKEYEKQVKHHEHLEHLGKAGAVAAGTFALHEKRMAKKDPKHAQSHRIKEEIAATIAVGSVGFAIHERHQKKEAKKQKESAYGKKHHLF; from the exons ATGTCTGAGAAGAAGCACCACCACTTTCACCACCACAAGGAGGAAAATCCCACAAAAGAAATGACGAAGAAAGAGTACGAGAAACAAGTGAAACATCACGAGCACTTAGAGCACCTCGGCAAGGCAGGTGCTGTAGCCGCTGGTACTTTTGCTCTG CATGAGAAACGTATGGCAAAGAAAGACCCAAAGCATGCTCAGAGCCACAGAATCAAAGAGGAGATTGCAGCAACAATTGCAGTGGGCAGTGTTGGATTTGCTATCCATGAACGCCATCAGAAGAAAGaagctaaaaaacaaaaagaatcagCTTACGGGAAGAAACACCATCTGTTCTGA